The sequence ACCGATCTGGTGTAACGGCCCCGCACTCGAAACGCTGCTGGCAGACCACGGCCTCGATGGCGTCGCGGGGAAGGGCCGCGACGTCTGGGTGGGCATGGGACTGACTGGCGGGATGGATCACGTCGTCTTTCACGACGCGGACGTCAAGAGCTACGAGCCCCGGGACATCCGGAAACTCCTCTCGCCGCTCGAGGGGGACGCCGCGTTCACGAAGGCGTATTACGCCAGGATCGAGGACGGCAACCTGTACGGACGGCTGTTCAGACTCCTCTACGAACCGCTGATCGCGACTCTCGAACGTGCACGTCCGGCACCGATCCTCGACTACCTCGGTGCGTTCAGGTACGCCCTGGCCGGGGAATTCGCGATGACGACCGACGTCGCCCACTCGATGCGGGTGCCGCGTCGATGGGGACTGGAGGTCGGGACGCTGGGCGAGGCCTACCGGACGGTCGGCTTCGAGGGCACTGCCCAGGTCGATCTCGGGCGCTACGAACACGGCCACCGGGCGGTGTCGGGTCCAGAGGGGCTCTCGACGATGGCGGAGGGCGTGGCGGAGACGATGTTCAGAGTCCTGGAGGACCAGGGGGTCGAACCGGCGTACGGGGAACTGGTCGCGTCCTTCGAACGAGCGGGCCTGCAGTTCGTCCGCCAGTACAGCGCCGACGCCCGATTCAACGACTTCCAGTACGACGAGGAGGCCGAGCGTAAACAGGTCGAGGCGTACGCGCAGGCGATAGCGCCGCCCGGACCGGACGACCGGTTGCCGGCCTGGTCGACGACCGACCTGGACCCGACGACGCTTCTCGAAGTCGTCCGCTCCGACCTGAATCGGGCACAGTGAAGTCTCTTGACGAAGAGTGCACTCGTATGCACATCGACGCCGACGAATTGGCCGGCATCGTCGATCTGTTCGGGCTCCTTTCCCGGTCGGCGCTCCTGGACGCCGTCCGCGAACTGGCCTTTCGCCGCGACGTCCCCTTCGACGCCGCGGAGACCGAGGCGGCCATCGACGACGCCGTGGCCTCGTTCGTCCTGGTTCAGTTCGAATACCAGGGCGAATCGGTCCTCGTTCCCGGACCGACGGCGTTCCCGATGCTCCCCGAGGGGGCCGAGGACCTTCCACACATCCTGGACGCCGAACGTCGCGACGTCGACCGGTCGGTTCTCGCCGACCCGATCCGCGACCGACTCACGCAGGCTGCCGCGCAGGTGCAAGACTCCGAGCGGGCCCACGAACTGCTCGACGTGACCTACGATGCGGAGGCCTGGACAGACGTCGATCTGGCGGCCGTCCGTGAACGGCTAGAACGGGTTGCCGAAGCGGGCCCCGGGTGAGTTAAGGCCTTCCACCGGCTGGAATGGAACATGGACCTGGGTCGGGTGGCCGAACACACACCCCGGATCATCGAGGACGAGGACCGCGACGCGGCGGTACTCGTCCCCGTCATCCGGCGGCCCGACGGCCATTACCTGCTGTTCATCAAGCGTGGCGATCACCTCGGGGAACACCCCGGACAGATGGGGTTTCCGGGTGGTGGCCACGAACCGAGCGACGACGATCTCAGCGAGACCGCCGTCCGTGAGGCGGGCGAGGAGGTGGGACTCCAGCGGGACGAGATAGCGTTCGTCGGCCGACTCGACGATACCAGGACGACGTCTCGATACGCGGTGACTCCATACGTGGCCCGGATCCCGGACCGCACCTATCGACCCGACGAGCGAGAGGTCTCCGAGGTCGCCATTCTGCCTATCGATGCGCTGACCGACCCCGCGAACTACGAGGTCGAACGGCGCGAACATCCCCGCTATGGCGAGGTGTTCGTTCACTTCTTCAGGGTAGACGGCTACACCGTCTGGGGGGCCACTGGGCGGATGCTCGTCCAGTTCCTCGAACTCGCGACGGACTGGCGGCCACCCAGCGGCGTCGAACACGTCGTCGATCCGGAGGCCGACCTCCGGACCGGCGGTCCGTGACGTGAACGGTACACTTATACCCGTGGCCAGGATACGACTGGATCACATGGTCGCAACGACGATGGATCGAGTTCCGGCACGGCACTGATTCTCTCACTACGGCGGTAGTACACGGACTCGGCGGTGATGGTCGATGTTGAGTAGCCGAGAGGCCATCGGCCAGACCTGCGCGGAGACCGGTACGAGAACGCTCGTCGAGGAAACCTGTCTCGACGGGGTCGCCCTCAAACCGACGGAGGTCGACATCGATAGCGCCCACGAGGTCCCGCTGGGGACGTTCACTGTGGACTACGAGGGACACGAGCACGTCCCCGACGTGGCGACGCTCGAGCGACTGGCGGCAGACCGGGAGGTCCGCGTAACGGTCCCCGTCCGCGCCGACGGGTTCGACCCGCTCGGTGATTCGAGCGCCTTCGAGGCGCTGCCAGAGACGGTCGAGATCGTCTTCGTCGCCGGGAATCCCGCCTACCTCGAGGAGCACGAGCAGCAACGAGCGGTCGCCCCACGACTCGGCGCGGCCGTCGAACGGGTCTCGAACGCCTGGGTCGGCACGGAGGGTATCGAACGTCTCGCGCTCGCCACCGGGGCGACGCAGTTCGAACTCCTCTCGCGGACCACCGAGCGGACCGTCCACGCGCTCCGGTCGGCTGGCTTCGGTGGCGACGTCGCGGTGTACGCGCCGACCGTGTTGTCCGACGACGAGGACGCGATCCTCGACGCCGTCGGCGCGTACGTCTCGCGTCGGAAACCCGTCGCCCGGGCGCTGCCCGACGACGCACCCACCGACAGCACCGCGACGGGACGGGCTCGCTCGGTGCTTCTGGACGCAGCGACGGACTACGCGCTCGTCGGTTCGCGAGAGCGCGTTCACGCGCACGTCGAATCGCTGCGAGAAGCCGGCGTCGACACCGTCGTCGGCTACCCCGCACGGGGCCTCGACGAGTTCGTCGGCTGATTCAGGCGTCGCTGTCGTCGACGTCGTCCTCGCCGGCTTTCGGCAATCGGACGTGGAGTGTCCCGTCCTCCTTGAGCGTCGCCTGCGTTCGCTCCAGGTCGACGATAGCGTCCTCGGGAAGATCTGCGCGTCCTTCCAGTGCGAGCCCGCGGCCCGGGAATCGCATCTCGTAGCCCTCGTGGAAGGTCCTGAATCGATCGACGCGGACCTCGATTCCACCGGCCTCGTACCATACCTGGACGTCGGTGATCGTGGCACCCGGGGCGTCGAAGATGACGAGGTAGGCCTCCGGGTTCTCGAGGAGGTCCGAGCGCAGCGGCGTTGCTTCGTGGAAGCGCGACGCGACCTGGCCGACGGTGTCGACGACGGCGTCCCCGATGCGTTTGACGGGACGGGTGAGGGGCACGTTACTGGTCATGGGGTACCTCCTGACGGCGCTCCGTCGGAAACGACGTCGCCGTCGGTGGTATGGGAAATCGTTGGCTCGCCACGGGCTTAAGCCCGGGGGCCGGGGAACGCCCGGCTTATATCCATCCGTGCCCAAACCCGCCCGATGACTGATCCCGGTGACCTCGCGGTGACGCTCGTCGACGGGTACGTCGACGAGCCGGCACACTTCGGCGTCCCGCCATACGTGTCGACGTATCCACGGTACGTCGCGGGTGCGCTCGTGGACGTCGGCGTGCCCCCGGCGAACGTCACCTACCACACCATCGACGCCCTCCGCGAGGAGCGGGGGCGGTGGGCCGACGTCGACGACGCGGATCTGCTCGTCTACCTCGGGGGGATGACGGTTCCGGGACGGTACGTCGGCGGCACGCCCGCCGAACCGGAGGAGGTCCGCGAGATCGCGTGGACCGCCTCGGGCACGACCGTAATGGGTGGCCCCATCAGGTTCGGCGTTGGCGAGGAGAACGCGGGTGCCATCGAGACCGAACGCGACGACCTCGACTTCGACTACGTCGCAGGTGGGGACGTCGAGGCTGCCATCCACGATCTCGTCGCAAACGGACTCGAGGGATTCAACCGCCGGTATCGAACCGTCGAGGAGGGATCGCGTTGGGCGCGCAAGGGTGCGTTCGTCGTCGAACAGCACCCCAACTTCCCCGAGTACCTCATCGCCGAACTCGAGACGTCCAGGGGGTGTGCCTACCGCTGTTCGTTCTGTACGGAACCGATGTACGGTGATCCGACGTTTCGGTCGCCCGATTCGGTAGTGAGTGAGGTTGCCGCCCTGTACGACCGCGGGGTTCGTCACTTCCGCATCGGTAGGCAGGCTGACATTTTGGCCTACGGCGGCGACGGCGAGGCTCCGAACCCAGACGCGCTCCGCGACCTGTACACGGGCATTCGCGAGGTGGCGCCGGAGCTGGGGACGCTGCACCTCGACAACATGAACCCGGTGACGATTACGGAGTATCCCGAGGCCTCCCGGGAGGCCATCGGGATCATCGCCACCTACAACACGCCCGGCGACACGGCAGCCTTCGGGGTCGAGAGCGCGGACCCCGTCGTGCAGGCCGAGAACAACCTCCTCGTTACCGCCGACGAGGCGCTCGAGGCGATCCGCATCGTCAACGAGGTCGGCGGATGGCGACCGGGCGAGGAGCCTGCCGACGCACCGACGACTGGCCCGGATGCGAGTCGACGACTTCCCAAGTTGCTCCCCGGTATCAATTTAGTCCACGGGCTCGCGGGCGAGCGCGAGGAGACCTTCGAGCACAACCGCCGGTTCCTGGAGCGGATCCTCGAGGCGGACCTGCTGGTCAGGCGGATCAACATCAGACAGGTGATGGCCTTCGAGGGGACGGAGATGGCCGAGACGGGCGCCCAACTCGCCGCCGACCACAAGGGGCAGTTCAAACAGTACAAGCGGGCCGTCCGCGAGGAGATCGACAACCCGATGCTGCAGCGGGTGGCCC is a genomic window of Halanaeroarchaeum sp. HSR-CO containing:
- a CDS encoding glycosyl transferase family 2, whose protein sequence is MEYTQERVATLHDFGDADPAFAPQRAALVVPMTDRDAGSLTADRLFSSLEDLGLASVIAPIRAPETRVPSIVEWVESFAVDIQPIWCNGPALETLLADHGLDGVAGKGRDVWVGMGLTGGMDHVVFHDADVKSYEPRDIRKLLSPLEGDAAFTKAYYARIEDGNLYGRLFRLLYEPLIATLERARPAPILDYLGAFRYALAGEFAMTTDVAHSMRVPRRWGLEVGTLGEAYRTVGFEGTAQVDLGRYEHGHRAVSGPEGLSTMAEGVAETMFRVLEDQGVEPAYGELVASFERAGLQFVRQYSADARFNDFQYDEEAERKQVEAYAQAIAPPGPDDRLPAWSTTDLDPTTLLEVVRSDLNRAQ
- a CDS encoding CoA pyrophosphatase, with translation MDLGRVAEHTPRIIEDEDRDAAVLVPVIRRPDGHYLLFIKRGDHLGEHPGQMGFPGGGHEPSDDDLSETAVREAGEEVGLQRDEIAFVGRLDDTRTTSRYAVTPYVARIPDRTYRPDEREVSEVAILPIDALTDPANYEVERREHPRYGEVFVHFFRVDGYTVWGATGRMLVQFLELATDWRPPSGVEHVVDPEADLRTGGP
- a CDS encoding luciferase codes for the protein MLSSREAIGQTCAETGTRTLVEETCLDGVALKPTEVDIDSAHEVPLGTFTVDYEGHEHVPDVATLERLAADREVRVTVPVRADGFDPLGDSSAFEALPETVEIVFVAGNPAYLEEHEQQRAVAPRLGAAVERVSNAWVGTEGIERLALATGATQFELLSRTTERTVHALRSAGFGGDVAVYAPTVLSDDEDAILDAVGAYVSRRKPVARALPDDAPTDSTATGRARSVLLDAATDYALVGSRERVHAHVESLREAGVDTVVGYPARGLDEFVG
- a CDS encoding Hsp20/alpha crystallin family protein, whose protein sequence is MTSNVPLTRPVKRIGDAVVDTVGQVASRFHEATPLRSDLLENPEAYLVIFDAPGATITDVQVWYEAGGIEVRVDRFRTFHEGYEMRFPGRGLALEGRADLPEDAIVDLERTQATLKEDGTLHVRLPKAGEDDVDDSDA
- a CDS encoding radical SAM protein, encoding MTDPGDLAVTLVDGYVDEPAHFGVPPYVSTYPRYVAGALVDVGVPPANVTYHTIDALREERGRWADVDDADLLVYLGGMTVPGRYVGGTPAEPEEVREIAWTASGTTVMGGPIRFGVGEENAGAIETERDDLDFDYVAGGDVEAAIHDLVANGLEGFNRRYRTVEEGSRWARKGAFVVEQHPNFPEYLIAELETSRGCAYRCSFCTEPMYGDPTFRSPDSVVSEVAALYDRGVRHFRIGRQADILAYGGDGEAPNPDALRDLYTGIREVAPELGTLHLDNMNPVTITEYPEASREAIGIIATYNTPGDTAAFGVESADPVVQAENNLLVTADEALEAIRIVNEVGGWRPGEEPADAPTTGPDASRRLPKLLPGINLVHGLAGEREETFEHNRRFLERILEADLLVRRINIRQVMAFEGTEMAETGAQLAADHKGQFKQYKRAVREEIDNPMLQRVAPVGTILEDVHLEYHDSGTTFGRQLGTYPLLVGIPGERDLGRVIDVAITDHGYRSVSGVPYPLSVETATMDELTAIPGIGSGTAGDVIVGRPYDSLSAVPGADALAPFVAD